In Sphingomonas sp. LT1P40, the following are encoded in one genomic region:
- a CDS encoding MFS transporter produces MEPTTYRKVMARVVAPLTFLIILSSLDRVNVSFAALEMNADLGLDPKAYGFGVGIFFVGYLLFQLPSSEILKRIGPRWWIAGSVIGWGIVATAMAAIQTPMHFYVLRFLLGVFESGFAPGVVWYVSQWLPQQYRARAIAGTMLAIPISVIFGGPLCGALMAMDTGSIASWRVMFFVEGLATVIAGIAAIFWFVNRPSEARWLSDQERQGIEDTLAAEVANARAPGAALKDALKDPILWVSAGVWFVLITGANAIIFWLPIAIKSLGRSDPLEIGILAALPWVAIGAGMVWNARHSDRTGERYNHLAWPMLGAAVAFGVAAMFTHNGPLALAALVVGGFGLGGAQSVFWTIPTKFVGARNPGAIATINLCGNASSTVMPVAIGWIVASTGNITVPVYVLAGLMLFGALLIVPLSRLGNMREGKT; encoded by the coding sequence TTGGAACCGACCACATACCGCAAGGTGATGGCGCGCGTCGTCGCACCGCTCACCTTCCTCATTATCCTCAGTTCGCTCGACCGCGTAAATGTCAGTTTCGCCGCGCTTGAGATGAACGCCGATCTCGGACTCGATCCGAAAGCCTATGGCTTCGGCGTCGGCATTTTCTTCGTCGGCTATCTGCTGTTTCAGCTGCCTAGCTCCGAAATCCTCAAACGCATCGGCCCGCGCTGGTGGATTGCCGGCAGCGTGATCGGCTGGGGTATCGTCGCCACGGCAATGGCCGCGATCCAGACGCCGATGCATTTCTATGTGTTGCGCTTCCTGCTCGGCGTCTTCGAAAGCGGCTTCGCGCCGGGCGTGGTGTGGTATGTCAGCCAGTGGTTGCCCCAGCAATATCGCGCGCGCGCCATTGCCGGGACCATGCTCGCGATCCCGATCTCGGTCATCTTCGGCGGGCCGCTGTGCGGCGCGCTGATGGCGATGGACACCGGCAGCATCGCATCGTGGCGCGTCATGTTTTTCGTCGAAGGGCTGGCGACGGTCATCGCCGGGATTGCCGCGATCTTCTGGTTCGTAAACCGCCCGTCGGAGGCGCGTTGGCTGTCCGATCAAGAGCGACAGGGGATCGAGGACACGCTCGCCGCCGAAGTCGCCAATGCGCGCGCGCCGGGTGCCGCACTCAAGGACGCGCTCAAAGACCCGATCCTGTGGGTGTCGGCGGGCGTGTGGTTCGTGCTCATCACCGGTGCCAACGCGATCATCTTCTGGCTGCCGATCGCGATCAAGTCGCTGGGACGCAGCGACCCGCTGGAAATCGGCATCCTCGCCGCCCTCCCCTGGGTCGCGATCGGTGCAGGCATGGTGTGGAATGCGCGCCATTCGGACCGGACCGGCGAGCGTTACAACCACCTCGCCTGGCCGATGCTAGGCGCGGCGGTCGCATTCGGCGTCGCCGCGATGTTCACCCATAACGGCCCGCTGGCGCTCGCCGCACTGGTCGTGGGCGGTTTTGGCCTTGGCGGTGCGCAATCGGTGTTCTGGACCATCCCCACCAAGTTCGTTGGCGCGCGCAACCCCGGCGCAATCGCCACGATCAACCTGTGCGGCAATGCCAGCAGCACGGTGATGCCGGTCGCGATCGGCTGGATCGTGGCGAGCACGGGCAATATCACGGTGCCGGTCTATGTGCTCGCCGGGTTGATGCTTTTCGGCGCGCTGCTGATCGTGCCGCTGAGCCGCCTCGGCAATATGCGGGAAGGAAAGACATGA